From Pan troglodytes isolate AG18354 chromosome 1, NHGRI_mPanTro3-v2.0_pri, whole genome shotgun sequence:
ACGGATCTGCCCGATTCTTTCGCATCAAGAAGTTGATCTTGCGAGCCATTTCCATGTTGTAGATCCGCCGGCACCTTTCATAGCTTTCCCTCTGTCGCCGGCGGCATGGCTTCTCATAATACCGCCGATGCTTAATGTCCTCAATGAGCCCATCCATAGTGAGGATTCTGTATAAAGGCAAGCAATGAGGTTAGACATTTGGGATCATCATTATTCTTTTCCAGTTTCATAAATAGAAGTCGATTGACCAAACAATTggtatttataaaaattacagtGGGAAATGGTGGCAATAGAGCATTAACTGCCTACTCACAAAGGCCTCAATAAGAAtctgtgggccgggtgcagtggctcatgcctgtaatcccaccaccctgggagcccaaggtgagcagattgagcccaggagtttgagaccagcctaggcaacatggcaaaaccctgtttctacaaaaaataaaaataattagccaggcttcGTGATATGTGTC
This genomic window contains:
- the MRPS21 gene encoding small ribosomal subunit protein bS21m, with product MAKHLKFIARTVMVQEGNVESAYRTLNRILTMDGLIEDIKHRRYYEKPCRRRQRESYERCRRIYNMEMARKINFLMRKNRADPWQGC